The following proteins come from a genomic window of Euzebyales bacterium:
- a CDS encoding GatB/YqeY domain-containing protein yields the protein MRPTDTSRDSGLRGGGIAGAVTSADAARTASEPTTQRGFASRWIWVGQLTRFGVVGVLGTVLNVAILHVLHTELGWGFTRSSAIATELAIVHNYMWNELWTFHIRKLDLGRLLRYQTSSLVAFCVTVGVATLAKEAIDPRLAQLVGILSGAGFNYAVNVRWTWGPTAVTNRTTAQDAPMLADTIQSDLHTAMKARDRHAVASLRMVLARIKEARTSAGHGDEVTDDEVQTLIRREAKRREEAAATYAEAGRDELEAIEVAELEVLRRYLPAELSDEALAAIIDEAIAETGATSASDFGRVMGAVMPKVKGQAGGGRVNALVRARLTP from the coding sequence ATGCGGCCTACTGACACCTCCCGGGACAGCGGCCTGCGCGGTGGTGGCATCGCGGGCGCCGTCACGTCCGCTGACGCGGCCCGCACCGCGTCCGAGCCGACGACGCAACGAGGGTTCGCGAGCCGATGGATCTGGGTCGGACAGCTCACCCGGTTCGGCGTCGTCGGCGTGCTCGGCACCGTTCTCAACGTGGCGATCCTGCACGTGCTCCACACCGAGCTCGGTTGGGGCTTCACACGGTCGTCGGCGATCGCGACCGAGCTCGCGATCGTGCACAACTACATGTGGAACGAGCTGTGGACGTTCCACATCCGCAAGCTGGACCTCGGCCGCCTGCTGCGCTACCAGACGTCGTCGCTCGTCGCGTTCTGCGTGACCGTCGGCGTCGCTACGCTGGCCAAGGAGGCCATCGACCCCAGGCTCGCCCAGCTGGTCGGCATCCTGTCCGGCGCCGGCTTCAACTACGCCGTCAACGTGCGCTGGACATGGGGGCCGACCGCCGTCACCAACCGCACCACCGCACAGGACGCACCCATGCTCGCCGACACGATCCAGTCAGACCTGCACACCGCCATGAAGGCCCGTGACCGCCACGCGGTCGCCTCGCTGCGCATGGTGCTCGCCCGCATCAAGGAGGCCCGCACGAGCGCCGGACACGGCGACGAGGTCACAGACGACGAGGTGCAGACCCTGATCCGGCGGGAGGCCAAGCGCCGCGAGGAAGCGGCGGCCACCTACGCCGAAGCCGGACGCGACGAACTCGAGGCCATTGAGGTCGCCGAGCTCGAGGTCCTGCGCCGCTACCTGCCCGCCGAGCTGTCGGACGAGGCACTGGCAGCGATCATCGACGAGGCGATCGCCGAGACGGGGGCCACGTCGGCGAGCGACTTCGGGCGGGTCATGGGCGCGGTGATGCCGAAGGTCAAGGGCCAGGCCGGTGGTGGCCGCGTCAACGCCCTGGTGCGCGCGCGGCTGACGCCGTAG
- a CDS encoding PAC2 family protein, producing the protein MADRDVVQRLTADRHLQRGVLIAAFAGWNDAGEAATGAVDAISHLLDAEPTAQIDPEDFFDFQVNRPTTHLDPSVGRVLDWPQNRFHVAQVGDRDIMLLSGTEPNLRWRTFSDAVLGYASALEVDTIMCVGALQVDSPHTRPVPLTGRGSRLSAVATLGVRRSDYEGPTGITGVLTHNAMERGFETWSIWAGVPHYLSGTTYAAAAHSLAEALVTALDVDVDLEPLSEAARKQHDEIAEVVATDDDLSSYVAELEERVDAEDEAGGFEELHAEQVTGDELAEAFERYLAERDERTGDS; encoded by the coding sequence ATGGCTGACCGCGATGTGGTCCAACGACTGACAGCCGACCGTCACCTGCAGCGAGGTGTGCTGATCGCCGCCTTCGCAGGCTGGAACGATGCGGGGGAGGCGGCGACCGGTGCGGTCGACGCGATCTCGCACCTGCTCGACGCCGAACCGACCGCGCAGATCGACCCGGAGGACTTCTTCGACTTCCAGGTCAACCGGCCGACTACTCACCTCGATCCCAGCGTCGGCAGGGTGCTGGACTGGCCGCAGAACCGCTTCCACGTGGCGCAGGTCGGCGATCGGGACATCATGCTGCTGTCGGGCACCGAGCCGAACCTGCGGTGGCGCACGTTCAGCGACGCAGTGCTCGGGTACGCCTCGGCGTTGGAGGTCGACACCATCATGTGCGTCGGCGCCCTGCAGGTCGACTCGCCCCATACCCGTCCGGTCCCACTCACCGGCCGTGGCTCCCGGCTGTCGGCCGTTGCCACGCTGGGCGTGAGGCGCAGCGACTACGAGGGCCCGACCGGCATCACCGGCGTGCTGACGCACAACGCGATGGAGCGCGGCTTCGAGACGTGGAGCATCTGGGCCGGTGTTCCCCACTACCTGTCGGGAACGACGTATGCGGCCGCGGCGCACTCGCTGGCGGAGGCCCTGGTCACGGCGCTGGACGTCGACGTGGATCTCGAACCGTTGTCCGAGGCGGCGCGCAAGCAGCACGACGAGATCGCCGAGGTCGTCGCGACCGACGATGACCTGTCGAGCTACGTCGCCGAGCTCGAGGAACGCGTCGACGCCGAGGACGAGGCCGGCGGGTTCGAGGAACTGCACGCCGAGCAGGTCACCGGCGACGAGCTGGCCGAGGCGTTCGAACGCTACCTTGCAGAGCGGGACGAGCGCACCGGCGACAGCTGA
- a CDS encoding prolyl oligopeptidase family serine peptidase, translated as MTPTTVDRNRPTDDWLTDRARALAVTQQAVAAQPRSFTVSGDGRHWCFLSARSPSDHRLGLWLMDDDTQPRLIVDPDDLGDERDVPAAERAHRERTRERAAGVTSYAASPDLAVVAFAHGGRMHLLSTTDGTQRIIDDTDAVVDPRPSPTGTHVAWVTGGALHVADVTTGVARQIAHDDDPDVTWGLPEFVAAEEMGRLRGYWWSPDGSRIAVCRVDATPVDQWWLHEPVTPSASPRPLRYPAAGRANARVRLAIVDLGQRRLDVEWDVQRWPYLAAVRWDPGAPLTLAVQTRDQRELAILTVDEDDGTTRQRGCVHGDPWVELVPGVPRWSDGALVTIEDDPGSDTRRVHVDGRPHSPAGLHIDAVLGADATGIVVAANTDDPTSTALWRIERGVATPLTDITGVHAGVRHASTTVVHRATIDDATGTTTVRRDGEGRPVATVPRTPIDPPLRPVPQFAQLGRRRLEAALLLPSWYVDGPLPVLLDPYGGPHARRVRRAVHGFMTSQWFAEAGYGVLVIDGRGTPGRGLAWEHAVHGDLARCALADQHDGLLAAAERWPMLDLARVAIRGWSFGGYLAALAVLRRPDVFHAAVAGAPVTDWRLYDTHYTERYLGDPAVDPAAYDGSGLLGDAPDLRRPLLLLHGLADDNVVAAHTLQLSRALLDAGRPHTVLPLSTTTHVTREPDQVASLLGIQLRFIRDALSDVTTRSPTL; from the coding sequence GTGACACCGACCACCGTAGACCGCAACCGCCCGACCGACGACTGGCTGACCGACCGCGCCCGCGCGCTGGCGGTCACCCAACAGGCCGTCGCCGCCCAACCGCGGTCGTTCACCGTGTCCGGTGACGGTCGGCACTGGTGCTTCCTGTCCGCGCGCTCACCCTCGGACCACCGGCTCGGGTTGTGGCTCATGGATGACGACACGCAGCCACGACTGATCGTCGACCCCGACGACCTCGGGGACGAACGGGACGTGCCGGCGGCGGAGCGTGCGCACCGGGAGCGCACGCGCGAACGCGCGGCCGGCGTCACGAGCTATGCGGCGTCACCGGATCTGGCTGTGGTCGCGTTCGCGCACGGCGGCCGGATGCACCTGCTGTCCACGACCGATGGGACGCAGCGGATCATCGACGACACCGACGCCGTGGTCGATCCACGCCCGTCGCCCACGGGCACCCACGTCGCGTGGGTCACCGGAGGAGCACTGCACGTGGCAGATGTCACCACCGGCGTGGCGCGTCAGATCGCCCACGACGACGACCCGGACGTGACGTGGGGCCTGCCCGAGTTCGTCGCCGCCGAGGAGATGGGGCGACTGCGCGGCTACTGGTGGTCACCGGACGGCAGCAGGATCGCCGTGTGCCGCGTCGACGCGACACCTGTCGACCAGTGGTGGCTGCACGAGCCGGTGACCCCTTCGGCGAGTCCGCGCCCGCTGCGCTATCCGGCCGCCGGTCGCGCGAACGCACGGGTCCGGCTCGCCATCGTCGATCTCGGCCAGCGGCGCCTCGACGTCGAATGGGACGTGCAACGGTGGCCGTATCTCGCCGCCGTGCGGTGGGACCCCGGCGCACCACTGACGCTGGCGGTCCAGACGCGTGACCAACGCGAGCTGGCGATCCTGACCGTCGACGAGGACGACGGCACGACCCGGCAGCGCGGGTGCGTCCACGGCGATCCGTGGGTGGAGCTGGTCCCCGGCGTGCCACGCTGGTCCGACGGGGCGCTGGTGACCATCGAGGACGACCCCGGGTCGGACACGCGCAGGGTCCACGTCGACGGCCGACCCCACTCCCCCGCCGGACTGCACATCGACGCCGTGCTCGGCGCCGACGCGACCGGGATCGTGGTCGCCGCCAACACCGACGATCCCACGTCCACCGCCCTGTGGCGCATCGAGCGGGGCGTCGCCACCCCGCTGACCGACATCACCGGCGTGCACGCCGGTGTACGGCACGCGTCGACGACGGTCGTCCATCGTGCGACCATCGACGATGCCACGGGCACCACGACCGTCCGCCGCGACGGTGAGGGACGCCCGGTTGCGACAGTGCCGCGGACGCCGATCGATCCGCCGCTGCGACCCGTCCCGCAATTCGCGCAGCTCGGTCGCCGGCGGCTGGAGGCGGCGCTGCTGCTGCCCAGCTGGTACGTCGACGGGCCGCTGCCGGTGCTGCTCGACCCCTACGGGGGCCCGCACGCACGCCGGGTGCGCCGCGCCGTGCACGGCTTCATGACCAGTCAGTGGTTCGCCGAGGCCGGATACGGCGTGCTGGTCATCGACGGACGCGGCACGCCGGGCCGCGGGCTGGCGTGGGAGCACGCCGTCCACGGCGATCTCGCGCGCTGCGCACTCGCCGACCAGCACGACGGCCTGCTGGCGGCCGCGGAGCGCTGGCCCATGCTCGATCTGGCGCGCGTCGCGATCCGTGGCTGGTCGTTCGGCGGTTACCTCGCCGCGCTGGCGGTGCTGCGCCGACCGGACGTGTTCCATGCGGCGGTCGCGGGCGCGCCCGTCACCGACTGGCGCCTGTACGACACGCACTACACCGAGCGCTATCTCGGGGATCCGGCCGTCGACCCGGCGGCCTACGACGGCAGCGGTCTGCTCGGCGACGCACCCGACCTGCGCCGACCGCTCCTGCTGCTGCACGGGCTCGCCGACGACAACGTCGTCGCGGCACACACACTCCAGCTCTCCAGGGCGCTGCTCGACGCCGGGCGGCCGCACACGGTGCTGCCGCTGTCGACGACGACCCACGTCACGCGCGAGCCGGACCAGGTGGCGAGCCTGCTGGGGATCCAGCTGCGCTTCATCCGCGACGCGCTCAGTGACGTGACCACGCGCTCACCGACGCTGTAA
- a CDS encoding alpha/beta hydrolase, giving the protein MTTGDALNGGVYAVAMHVTTRGADDAPDLIMLHGGIGTGEYHWGKQAEPLAEHFHVHLPDLPGHGSSPLDGAEFSRDLLVDTVIDYIEDVGPPVHLAGFSMGGHTALPLVERRPDLVSSLVLIGVSIREHDGLRAWREVFHPDQLERDYPFWAKTLAKLHEPLGSRDAWRDVCLRDSKGLSVDVDIDALADLEAPVLLMRGDRDTTIDHGQYAELRSTFSGSEEAVIPAGGHDVQLTRADVVRPLLLDFYLRVLKQ; this is encoded by the coding sequence GTGACGACGGGCGACGCGCTGAACGGTGGCGTCTACGCTGTCGCCATGCACGTCACCACGCGAGGCGCCGACGACGCGCCCGACCTGATCATGCTCCACGGAGGCATCGGCACCGGCGAGTACCACTGGGGTAAGCAGGCCGAGCCACTCGCCGAGCACTTCCACGTCCACCTCCCCGATCTGCCCGGTCACGGCAGCAGCCCGCTCGACGGGGCGGAGTTCTCGCGTGATCTGCTGGTCGACACAGTGATCGACTACATCGAGGACGTGGGGCCCCCCGTGCACCTGGCCGGCTTCAGCATGGGCGGTCACACCGCGTTGCCGCTCGTCGAGCGTCGCCCGGATCTGGTGTCGTCGCTGGTGCTGATCGGTGTGAGCATCCGCGAGCACGACGGTCTGCGGGCGTGGCGTGAGGTGTTCCATCCCGACCAGCTCGAACGAGACTATCCGTTCTGGGCGAAGACGCTGGCCAAGCTGCACGAGCCGCTCGGCAGCCGGGACGCCTGGCGCGACGTGTGTCTGCGCGACTCGAAGGGTCTCAGCGTCGACGTCGACATCGACGCACTGGCCGACTTGGAGGCACCGGTGCTGCTGATGCGCGGCGACCGCGACACCACGATCGACCACGGACAGTACGCCGAGCTGCGGTCGACGTTCTCGGGCAGCGAGGAGGCGGTGATCCCCGCCGGCGGCCACGACGTGCAACTGACCCGCGCCGACGTCGTGAGACCGTTGTTGCTCGACTTCTATCTGCGGGTACTGAAGCAGTGA